The Rhopalosiphum maidis isolate BTI-1 chromosome 2, ASM367621v3, whole genome shotgun sequence genome segment taaatcaatagTTCTACACCATATATTCGGCATTAAAGGTGACCATAACTTTTGATTGAATATACAGTATTTTGTTTGACCTACCAACTGATGTAATATCCaatctgttttttttcattctttaaataataataaatttaaactttcataaaagttttgaccatttaataatataatcttaaacAGTAAGtgttgacaaaaaaaataatatttatattttttcaattattattttgaaaattctgtgtaaatcttattttttcaaatataaatttgattttttttttgattttgtagtGACTTTAACTcaagtatagttattatttaaacaaaatcgcTTGtagaagaaataatattttagagtatataactgtaaaatatgtCGTTAAAATTTTAGGAACCAGGAATTTCACATAAGTGAGCTTTTCTTCTTAGCTTAATTACCATTCTTGTTATActccttttaatttaaatttaaattttactaaactAGTTTTAATCTAGTTTACATCTTTAACATAATTAGTCTTTTAATACGAAAGACGAATGGGTATGACGCTtagtattattcaaaaatattgtcattttttatgattaaaattaattattagattttagattattctaaattaaaaaaaaaaacaaatgtatttaaaagggaccatatattttattgtttaattaattcacgaatataaaaaaaaattacatattataaggtaTTTATAAGGAAAaagtatcaattaaatatttattagagtaGTTGGTTAATTTTACCTTATAAAACTGTATCATGgaactaaaatcattttaaatattattttaataccatatcaataaattaatataaccttagttttcaatttttgaaaataataaatcgtttatttatttatagttattgtacCTAAAgccatatataaaatataatttttataattatatgtaaacaagtatttaataaatggtatcacgtgcattaaaatatatgtatactttttacttaactactaaaaatacattaatattattaataaaaaaaaaaaaaaaaaaaaatatggtaatgtaataattataatgtacctacatttttacCAACAGCACTatctgaatattttgaattatataaaaataattttggtgatattattgaatttaatcttttatatattttttattttacgaaatcttcgtgtttaattattcgtgtatattttattattcgtatttatttatattagacattaaaatttgcaaaaaaaaaaaatataataataataaatctcaaATATTGATGTTATTCTAtgcattttaagaatttttaataatacaattcagTACTATTGTCGTATGATTCTTCTTTCGGTCAAcatataaatttgtacaatACGGGTATtgtatattgcatataatattattatattatcaatttatcctaacatttattttttagcctgtgattgatatttttaatatgttaacgacattttgtgatttatgttatatcttaaattgtttattaatttattgttgaaatatatttaataaatacttctgtagtaaaattgtataaaaaaaagatttatatcATAGCGATTGGTATCAAAAAAagtcttataaaaacatattctatctttctttttttaatataaccaaCAAAGATTTCCCTAAGGGGTTGATCTTTTATTTGGTCGCACCCTTTTTGGTGGAtagaaaaaattcaaagttttatttttatcactgtAAGTTTGTATATCTAAAAATGCTAATAAAGGTATACCAATTGCAGATGGCTTGTATAAaggatttttatataactgatatttttttttctctatattagaaatactaaatttatttctaacttaaattattatttttgatagtttaaaattctaaacctTGATTATAATGTTGAtccttatactttatttaatataccttttactatataaaatacataacttgCATAGTTGATTATTAacgtatatttcaaataactttaattatatttccatttaaaataatttaatcaaaaatcaatttttaaaaaaattgccaACTTTATAGTCACTTCTTTTATTGtttctaaaacaaatataaactaaGTACTTATAGTTCAGTTTatctaatacttaaattatttcaattaaaaaccttaatacatttataaattgaactaGACGTTGTtggtatttatacattgtttaatattatttaaatatgtttaagataagcaaaatattaagtatagaaattaaattataatagtgtattacATAGAacctttaattataaataatgttaatgggCATCGTTAAAATATGAGATGTGCAAGAAATATCAAGTGActaaattgtgaaaaaaaaattaaaaccgttAATTAAACGAGTAATAGTTTActccatataatatagttataatgttaattaaataataagcttaaaaatataattagttaaaataaataatcgtaaGTATTtgcttaaatctaaaattaatagactctttctatattttgttattttattcaatactcgaattatacattatatttgtattttgtatatacgtGACATATAGCTGTCTATACACAAAACTGTTGTTTCtgaataatgtaaaacaaaataaacccATCTAATCGTTTATGTTGGTATTTGTTTCTAAATCTCTcccgttataaataatataaacctcGCGTCATATTTCGTGTGGTGAAGTTTGGACATTTTCTCTTATTAAAGACCCTTAACCCTCCGCCACCATTATGTTGTgctttacaaataaaaacgttcTCTTGAATAATAGTTCCGGCCTGTCATCTTCAGAGCACTTGCCTGGCTATTATCATACGCAATACACCTCCGAACCCTTCTTTGCActtaactaaaaaacaaaacaaacggTAAGTGTAcaaaatcattgtttttacaaagaggatttaaaatgaaattattttcacaacCAAGAATGATTTTtcgttgtattttatattaaatctgaCATTTTTGGCGTTATGAATAAGCTACTTTATGTGTGGTTACTGGTAAGAgaagcttataaaaataaaaaataaaaaaaataagcgtaataaatagtaaaaataaaatctagttATATAAATCGTTCGGTTCGGTTGTATACATGAGGGATTTTAATTTCCTGAACGTCGTGTAATCTATAAAAGGGTCAACGAACAGATTTCATCAGGTGAAGTAATTTGTCCCCTAGCTCCGGGAATTGCATTTGTATGGTTGCGTGTGTGTTTAAACTGAATAGGAAGAGAGGAGAGGGATTCATTTACTCGACTTTGGCAACATGACAAAAGCGTACATGGAGTGCAATTTAGACGTTTGGATGACAAACGCCCATCAAAGCCAGTTGCCGGATGTGCCCTCTGTGTTAATTCCTACTAATAATATCATTCCGcctttaacgattttttttatttatgtcccTTTAAACACCACGAGCTGTCATGGTGTGTGCGATATAGATATTTACTTTAGTATTCCTTCCACGCATATATGATGATTTGTGAATAAAAAGTGTAGTCTACTGTCAAGAGTGAACTAGGaacgaaattgtatttttgttttgtgtttatttcTATATGCTGTTAAAATTCCTATACTTGGgatagtattttattctattattaatattatggacATATTATGACGTATCGTTTGGAATTGTTTACCATTATTTCTACTTTagtatacaatgtaatatatattattacgtttataataCGTAGTAGAAAAGACGGCGATATAAATGGGGtgtgttaaaatatgttatgaaatataagcTATATGTAACAAGCAACATCTAGATTACTTCTATTTCGTTTTTGTTTTCTCAGTGTGATGTAGTAGTTGTATCAAATTGTGtcgaaaatatcaataatcccatttttcttttctagtttagttttttgttttgtttttttagtaagAGGGGCAGTACTTCGATCCATCGCTggctttaatatattatattatactatgtaggATTTCCTAATTTATAGTCATTCGTCCGGTCCGGATGGTATTTGAAATCCGTATTCTGTGATCATGCATaatcaaatgttattattatttataactatcattatatagtattataactattattatatacttaccgaatactataatacaatgttattaGTTAATGTACAAAAACTCAAAATTCCGTTATAACAAAAGTTCTTTGAATTCTTTGACTTAGAAATCACTATagtgcttatatatatatatatatatttattaaaatgtattattaataattatttaaccgaacctatttctatattatatacattttattgtgtcatggtttaaaatatatgaaataatttttatgaaaacaccATTGATGAGCATATTGTcctttttctattattttaaacatttcactATCAACAACGATATTTacttcaattttttgttttcctaTTCTTCacgaaaaaaacaacaaattatcGTTATCTATAATGAAAGTTTCatcaaaactttttaatttgtatcaaaaagtattgaaaaatcgatttattacttatataattcttattttttaatttacaataatatgattattttaaatgattgaagtatatataaacttaaaatcattatacatttgtaatattgcctatacaatttttatatacctatgcattatatttatatatatgtattatttaatctaacttttattattatatattttttttttattctgtctCTAATTTGTATTGGATTTTTTgatgacaaataataaaacgtacttcagtttatattattattattagctctatttgtatatacatggtttaaaataatattattattattattttttttttttttggttgagCTAGTTGATATTGTGTTGTCCTGGTTGTGAGCTTCCGACAGAATATTGGAAATTCTTATCTGTCCCTCTTATATGTACGATATTtggatataacttataacatatttcACCTATGGGGGATTAGCAAttagtatgttttattaaatagataagtaataatggtttagttatgtaatatttatacattttaatatattagacaACTGAAGTTTATTAGCAGAaacgattattaataatttaatcttaaagttcaattttacatttatatttttagactgGAGTTCTGGCCTTGGTGATCAAGAACGAGTTAAACGGCAGTTATCTGTGTCATCTGATTCAAAGCTGCTGGACGAAGCTATATGCGAGGAAACGCGTGTTATACTAAGACCTAAAAAACCTCCTAGGCCTAAATCAGAAGTGTTCCTAAACCAACCCAACCACAGACGAACCAAACGGTATTCGGCATTTGGggtgtgtatttattatttaacttaatatgtatatatattatatatatttatgcgtgTAATCCATTGCGCGTTGAAAATAAAGTACTTTAATCTACCccctcatttttaataaaaaaataaaattcagtttTGTTTTGAACACTAATGATATTTCTAACTtcatccattataatatagctttaAGCGGCCAAGAAAtgttaaaccattttatacctcgttattatttttcccttTTGAATCTCGATTTCTTTCTTCCCTTTAAAATATGACACGTAACTTTAACGTTCACTATACccgagaaatattattaaaatcgctTTCAGACGATGCTTCATATATAATGCAGTATTGTTTTTCATTCaatgtattttgaatttctaccttttgtttttttttattcagggAGATTCTCCATTTGGAAAATCTGAGGcgtacataaaattagatcCGCTTGGTGAAGGTTCCTATGCTACCGTGTTTAAAGGGTACAGTAAGTAAGTACaacaaattaacttaataacgtatatatactaaacatatatttttaaaacggtaaaaactttattgtacatttaagatgaattaaaaatagttttgagtatcatttataataaattatacatgaatAACATTTACtgcattgattttaaatatttaaataaattattaattagttaaatagctaagtctataaaaattaataataattatataatttaaattattgttttttttttttttttttaagatatcaGAATTTTTATTAGCAGACAGTATTTAGTTTGCCCTAAATCCGTGAAATCGTAATcgttaatatttacaacttcTTTAAACCATAAGACATTgaattgtatagtattatatttaataaaatacaattattttcttactaTGTTGTTAAAACGATCCatcatatacatgtatttacatttattacctatattaaaaagataaaataattgtttaaaggtacaatagtacaatatttagtaaaactaTCTTCAGTCatgataattcaaattttaaattaaataacaagttACTGTggtggttaaaaataaatatatttaaaatgtttatgaagatAAAATGGTAGGTATCttgtaaacaaaatgtacTGTTCTGTGTTTGAATACGTATGTGTACTAAAATTTTCGCGAGTATTATATGAAGAAAAATTgatagaacatttttatagatttttcattttacctATTTCCGTAAATAGAAGTTaccaaaagtttaaataataaaaataagtcaaCAATGTTGTTTAGAAGCACATTTTTTCCATAAAGGAATATTGTGTACCTTGCGAACCTATGATTTGTGTGTCTGTGAACATTTAAGAAACGGGAAAATGCCTGTGTTCTGGTATTTGTATTAgggtatcataaatatattatatacttataatactattaagtatatatatatatatatatatatatatattgtatattaaacatgtataCACGATGTATATGGTTTTCAATGGGTTCTGTATGAATTcggttttgtataatttatactattatgtagtTGTTATATAATCCGATCATATTTCAGGGACTCTGGTGTTTGTGAATTACTGATTTgagttgttatataatataaatattatatatgttatacatatgtataaactCATAAGTACATTTTCCGCCATTTTGCTGACAGTAATTATTAACTGataatttacctttttttcaAGTTTGACCAATCAAGTCGTCGCGTTAAAAGAGATAAGACTACAAGAAGAAGAAGGTGCACCTTTCACGGCGATCCGTGAAGCTTCGTTGTTGAAAGAACTGAAGCACAACAACGTGGTCACTTTACATGATATTGTGCACACACGTGAAACACTTACATTCGTTTTCGAATACGTAGTAAGTCTtacgtataatagtttttacaatatCTCTGACTTTAACTTAAGcctatatttttgtagttaccatctattattacaacatattattattattcattatatatttaatttttaaaaaactttaatttataataccttaactttttttttaaattatgtttttctaaaatattttctactaattatttttgttattttggcgattgcttaataatattttaatactaatataatatatctttaagCTTGAGTAcagtaataatgtttatgaattcAAAACGACAGTGAAATGAATAGGTATTGATCTAagagtaaaatattgttattttctcctgaatagtatttacaaataaaaacgatgtttgatagtttgtttatattttaaatgatctttactactgtttatatttatatgaatagaaataactatatatctaTGCTAACAAAAGTTAACATTTTAGGTTTTATACACGTGTGAATATTTCGAAagtaatttcattatattatcatgatatccttaattactattaaatggTTTCTATAATAGGCGCAgatgctaaaaaaaataaattctttctataataaatgtttatttaatttgatcatACTCACTCGTAATGCATCCATTATACTGTAAATTCTTATGAGTCATAAATCTTGgctacaatataaaacaatgaataattataatttgtatttgaattgtctgcacgtattatttttaatgacaccATACAATTATAGAGTTATTCAAAtgcactattattttaatgttttatttatatcttaaaaatatttttatattaatttattttaaatgaagaaCTTATCATATCCATAGTCAAGATttagttgaatttaaaatcaatttatttatgactagatttttaatacaaaatattatgatgccctctttttaaaattaaaaatgtaaactataCAACtaattaaaagattaaataatcaattttaattatttctctaAAATTCCTAAGTACATAATGATTAATGGACACAGGAACAACTAAAAatgagatataataatatgaaaatgtattaatcttgtgattattattatagcatacCGATTTATCACAGTATATGGAAAGACATTCAGGAGGTCTTGATTATTCAAATGTACGACTATTCATGTTTCAATTATTCAGAGGTTTAGCATATATCCATCAACGCCGGGTACTTCACAGAGATGTTAAGCCTCAGAATTTGCTCATCAGTGAAATAGGAGAACTTAAATTAGCTGATTTTGGTAAGTATagtgttaattaattacttacctacataataataatgtttacttttgtttaggtaaaaatgttaattattattgttgttgttgttgtttaggATTGGCTCGTGCTAAATCAGTGCCAAGTCATACATACTCACATGAAGTAGTAACGTTATGGTATAGACCACCAGATGTCTTACTTGGGTCTACAGACTATTCAACATCCTTAGATATGTGGGGTGTTGGAtgcatatttattgaaatgatTACTGGTGTGCCTACATTCCCTGGAGTGCGTGATACATATGATCAattggataaaatatttaaggttagtatACAATTGATGTATACTTGTTAACTTTTAATGGTTCTAACtatgttttatagattttgGGTACGCCCACAGAAGAACATTGGGAAGGTTGCACACATTTAAAAGGTTACAAAGAAGGAagaggaaaaatatttatgtatccaCATCAAAAGCTTGGTCATGTGTTCCCTAGGTTGTATGACATTGCTGAAGGCGAGAACTTAGCTACGTCACTACTTCAGGTACTAATTTATACTGCATACTGAtctaatatgtttattgttcatCAGTTCatcactatgtataatatacataatagatttaaatatgtaactgcagtataattatattacatgtgtaataaaagaatttttattattattattatttattacaaacaaataaattgcaaaaacatgttatttatcatctccataaacatttttgttatcaattcacaataatcaaaaaaaaaaaaaatttaatacgtagtttttacaaataatttcaaatatttaacacaatttttatataaacattttttttttttaatattataattgaattgaaatatatatccaGACATCAAAtacactaatttaattttcttataaaaagtatttgtgTTAATATCAAAgattagataaatttaaatatttatttcaatttttgtgcattaaatttaatattttttataatttttggtaaataattgtataaatatttaatgtttttacatactatgtaagtatattgtcTATGCCAGATTAGCAAGGTATCAACCTATCAAATTTTAGGAATTCTAACGTTTGATTACTGCTACagttattttatggtttaataattcgattcaattatattttctactaatgtttgtactaatttatcattattctatcaaaaaaaatacatatatttaatggcCAAATACTCATAATTGTCCCATATTTTGGGCAGCCCACATAATTTTACTTCGTAACTCGTTGGGCCAATCTGGCCCtgtttattgtgtataaacaattttaattgataagtgttgatataattaatattataatttataactaattaaattaattaaaaatatttgttatctattcattttatttaaattgtagctGATAATGTTGAAGTACACTACCtatttgtatttagttttctatttaatatataaatttaatgttaataaaaaaataatatttttttcagcttAATCCAGATTTGCGTATAAATGCTCCATCTGGTCTTAGgcacaaatattttcaatcgcTTCCCAAAGCTATATATGATCTTCCAGATggtcagtaaaatatttatgggatttaaaaaatgaattttaactaataacattCTTATACTTTCAGAGGTGTCTGTTTTCAGTGTGAAGGGCGTTCATCTGAGTCATGAATCAAGAACTACGTTcaagtgttaatttttttttttttttagtaattctgaagttattactaattattagctcaataaaattaaaataataatattatatttaagtatagttGTTTACCAGAAACATTGAGTTGTGCGGCCCAATCGGGGCTCTACGCGTCTCGGCTGTTTAGCCATTTTGCTGTgatgatgattattttatatttcctaTATTCATACTTATAAATGTTAGTATATCAGTGTTGTAAAGGGCTTctagaatgaaaaaaatttaaatatttaaaaaaaaacaatcagttttattacaattatacactaaaaatatgaaaaaaaaagaacaaagaggaaataagataatataagatatgtatttttaggGCGATAATAATTCTTCTGTGTTTACTACTTATGCAGTTTTcactactaaaat includes the following:
- the LOC113551108 gene encoding cyclin-dependent kinase 14 isoform X2, with protein sequence MREKKSGALSKVQKIKKRLSHSFGRLSISKEDPDRNRTSRDALPSKLQFNGYSEEYLDRIEPNGNIPCANDEHLSRYDWSSGLGDQERVKRQLSVSSDSKLLDEAICEETRVILRPKKPPRPKSEVFLNQPNHRRTKRYSAFGGDSPFGKSEAYIKLDPLGEGSYATVFKGYSNLTNQVVALKEIRLQEEEGAPFTAIREASLLKELKHNNVVTLHDIVHTRETLTFVFEYVHTDLSQYMERHSGGLDYSNVRLFMFQLFRGLAYIHQRRVLHRDVKPQNLLISEIGELKLADFGLARAKSVPSHTYSHEVVTLWYRPPDVLLGSTDYSTSLDMWGVGCIFIEMITGVPTFPGVRDTYDQLDKIFKILGTPTEEHWEGCTHLKGYKEGRGKIFMYPHQKLGHVFPRLYDIAEGENLATSLLQLNPDLRINAPSGLRHKYFQSLPKAIYDLPDEVSVFSVKGVHLSHESRTTFKC
- the LOC113551108 gene encoding cyclin-dependent kinase 14 isoform X1: MYCQPNCNNSTSKLKDGVTMREKKSGALSKVQKIKKRLSHSFGRLSISKEDPDRNRTSRDALPSKLQFNGYSEEYLDRIEPNGNIPCANDEHLSRYDWSSGLGDQERVKRQLSVSSDSKLLDEAICEETRVILRPKKPPRPKSEVFLNQPNHRRTKRYSAFGGDSPFGKSEAYIKLDPLGEGSYATVFKGYSNLTNQVVALKEIRLQEEEGAPFTAIREASLLKELKHNNVVTLHDIVHTRETLTFVFEYVHTDLSQYMERHSGGLDYSNVRLFMFQLFRGLAYIHQRRVLHRDVKPQNLLISEIGELKLADFGLARAKSVPSHTYSHEVVTLWYRPPDVLLGSTDYSTSLDMWGVGCIFIEMITGVPTFPGVRDTYDQLDKIFKILGTPTEEHWEGCTHLKGYKEGRGKIFMYPHQKLGHVFPRLYDIAEGENLATSLLQLNPDLRINAPSGLRHKYFQSLPKAIYDLPDEVSVFSVKGVHLSHESRTTFKC